A single Drosophila ananassae strain 14024-0371.13 chromosome 3L, ASM1763931v2, whole genome shotgun sequence DNA region contains:
- the LOC6493891 gene encoding craniofacial development protein 1, with the protein MSVNDEKAVDSDEDYCIEGDCDAKSSENSDTSSDESDGSEVKEKKNISSFIHQDGEGSSPTSRKTRQAKGSKQKFKNDKDELHSDEEADKSRSNALWADFLNDVGSTTETQQRNPTVIQKKIPVETRSSGLQKNVNMTEEGLSSKKNIEKRAVKRPTGLGGVGSFINILGKKKKMSVLEKSQMDWNTFKSDEGIDEELRTHNKGKEGYLDRQDFLQRTDMRQFEIEKSLRQSRRKK; encoded by the exons ATGAGTGTTAACGATGAAAAAGCAGTGGACAGCGATGAAGATTATTGTATTGAGGGCGACTGTGATGCCAAAAGTAGCGAAAATAGCGACACCAGCTCTGACGAATCGGATGGATCAGAggtgaaagaaaaaaaaaatatttcttcgTTTATACATCAAGATGGAGAGGGTAGCAGCCCCACGTCTCGGAAGACCAGACAGGCGAAAGGCtcgaaacaaaaatttaaaaacgatAAAGATGAACTTCACTCAGATGAAGAGGCTGATAAATCCAGATCTAATGCGCTTTGGGCCGATTTTCTTAATGACGTTGGGTCTACAACAGAAACCCAACAGAGAAACCCAACGGTAATCCAGAAAAAAATACCTGTAGAAACACGGTCGAGCGGACTACAAAAAAATGTGAACATGACTGAGGAGGGGCTGTCTAGTAAAAAGAATATAGAGAAAAGAGCAGTTAAACGACCCACAGGACTGGGTGGTGTCGGTTCTTTCATAAATATATTGGGtaaaaagaagaaaatgtcTGTGTTGGAAAAGTCGCAAATGGATTGGAATACGTTTAAAAGCGACGAAGGCATAGATGAAGAGTTACGTACACACAATAAGGGCAAGGAAGG ATATTTGGACCGCCAAGACTTTTTACAAAGGACAGATATGCGTCAGTTTGAAATTGAGAAGAGCTTGCGACAATCACGTCGGAAAAAATAA